Proteins from one Amycolatopsis endophytica genomic window:
- the panD gene encoding aspartate 1-decarboxylase has product MQRILMNGKIHRATVTQADLHYVGSLTIDADLMASANIVEGEQVQVVDITNGARLETYAITGPAGSGVIGVNGAAAHLVHPGDLVIVMSYAVFEESEVARHKPSVVHVDGDNRQIKVGTDPAEPVPGDPELISGRSTA; this is encoded by the coding sequence ATGCAGCGCATTCTGATGAACGGCAAGATCCACCGCGCCACGGTCACGCAGGCCGACCTGCACTACGTGGGGTCGCTGACGATCGACGCGGACCTGATGGCCTCGGCGAACATCGTGGAGGGCGAGCAGGTCCAGGTCGTCGACATCACCAACGGCGCGCGGCTGGAGACCTACGCGATCACCGGGCCCGCGGGCAGCGGCGTCATCGGCGTCAACGGCGCGGCCGCCCACCTGGTGCACCCGGGCGACCTCGTCATCGTCATGAGCTACGCGGTGTTCGAGGAGAGCGAGGTCGCGCGGCACAAGCCGTCGGTGGTGCACGTGGACGGTGACAACCGCCAGATCAAGGTCGGCACCGACCCCGCCGAGCCCGTGCCCGGCGATCCGGAGCTGATCAGCGGCCGGTCCACGGCGTAG
- a CDS encoding FAD-dependent oxidoreductase, which yields MSNVDDRADVVVVGGGPAGSTTASLIAMAGHRVVLLEKEHFPRYQIGESLLPATIHGVCRMLGVTEEIEKAGFTVKRGGSFRWGVNPQPWNFLFALSPKLSAANSTAFQVERMKFDEILLRNAQKLGVDVREGCAVTDAVQTGGRVTGVTYTDESGQSRTIEARFVVDSSGNSTRLSKYAQGKRIYSDFFKNLALFGYFEGGGRLPAPDSGNILCAAFDEGWIWYIPLSDNLTSVGAVVHRDQADKVRGTQEEREKSLMGFIDRCDIVRDMLAGAKRVTEGTYGEIRTRKDYSYTNDSFSAPGIVLAGDAACFIDPVFSTGVHLATYSGLLAARSINSVLAGTIAEDRAMAEFEARYRHEFGVFYEFLSSFYDMQANEDSYFWKARKVTNFSATDIEAFVTLVGGVASDEEALTDAESVVRRFRGSSTALEDAVERTGTMQTESGERMFALFGTKVVRDVMDGMNEVQARGAYGENAVNPVREGGLVSTPDGLHWQEPATDLTAAP from the coding sequence ATGTCGAACGTTGATGACCGCGCCGATGTGGTGGTCGTGGGTGGCGGTCCCGCGGGGTCGACCACGGCGTCCCTGATCGCGATGGCGGGGCACCGGGTGGTGTTGCTGGAGAAGGAGCACTTCCCGCGCTACCAGATCGGCGAGTCGCTGCTGCCCGCGACGATCCACGGCGTCTGCCGTATGCTCGGCGTCACCGAGGAGATCGAGAAGGCCGGGTTCACCGTCAAGCGTGGCGGCAGCTTCCGCTGGGGTGTCAACCCGCAGCCGTGGAACTTCCTGTTCGCGTTGTCGCCCAAGCTGTCCGCGGCGAACTCGACCGCGTTCCAGGTGGAGCGCATGAAGTTCGACGAGATCCTGTTGCGCAACGCGCAGAAGCTCGGCGTCGACGTCCGCGAGGGCTGCGCTGTCACCGACGCCGTGCAGACCGGCGGCCGGGTCACCGGCGTCACCTACACCGATGAGAGCGGGCAGTCGCGCACCATCGAGGCCCGCTTCGTCGTGGACTCCTCGGGCAACAGCACCCGGCTGTCGAAGTACGCCCAGGGCAAACGGATCTACTCCGACTTCTTCAAGAACCTGGCGCTGTTCGGCTACTTCGAGGGCGGCGGCCGCCTGCCCGCACCCGACTCGGGCAACATCCTGTGCGCCGCCTTCGACGAGGGCTGGATCTGGTACATCCCGCTGTCGGACAACCTCACCAGCGTCGGCGCGGTCGTGCACCGCGACCAGGCCGACAAGGTGCGCGGCACGCAGGAGGAGCGCGAGAAGTCCCTGATGGGCTTCATCGACCGCTGCGACATCGTGCGCGACATGCTCGCCGGGGCCAAGCGGGTCACCGAGGGCACCTACGGCGAGATCCGGACGCGCAAGGACTACTCCTACACCAACGACTCGTTCTCCGCGCCGGGCATCGTGCTCGCCGGGGACGCGGCGTGCTTCATCGACCCGGTGTTCTCCACCGGCGTGCACCTGGCCACCTACTCGGGTCTGCTCGCCGCGCGCTCGATCAACAGCGTGCTGGCCGGCACGATCGCCGAGGACCGGGCGATGGCCGAGTTCGAGGCGCGCTACCGCCACGAGTTCGGGGTGTTCTACGAGTTCCTGTCCTCGTTCTACGATATGCAGGCCAATGAGGACTCCTACTTCTGGAAGGCCCGCAAGGTCACGAACTTCTCCGCGACCGACATCGAGGCGTTCGTGACGCTGGTCGGCGGTGTCGCCTCCGACGAGGAGGCGCTGACCGACGCCGAGTCCGTGGTGCGGCGCTTCCGCGGGTCGAGCACGGCGCTGGAGGACGCGGTCGAGCGCACCGGCACCATGCAGACCGAGAGCGGCGAGCGGATGTTCGCCCTGTTCGGCACCAAGGTCGTGCGCGACGTGATGGACGGCATGAACGAGGTGCAGGCCCGCGGTGCCTACGGCGAGAACGCGGTGAACCCGGTGCGCGAGGGCGGCCTCGTGTCCACTCCGGACGGTCTGCACTGGCAGGAGCCCGCGACCGATCTGACCGCGGCGCCGTGA
- a CDS encoding phosphopantetheine-binding protein: MGASGALTLEEIRADVVEVLELDGEEVTDDEDLIDVGMDSIRVMHLVAKWRAAGADVDLVRLAEDPTITGWYRLLGAG, encoded by the coding sequence GTGGGCGCAAGCGGCGCGCTGACGCTGGAAGAGATCCGCGCCGACGTCGTGGAGGTGCTCGAACTCGATGGCGAGGAGGTCACCGACGACGAGGACCTGATCGACGTCGGCATGGACTCGATCAGGGTGATGCACCTGGTCGCGAAGTGGCGGGCGGCCGGTGCGGACGTCGACCTGGTCCGGCTCGCCGAGGACCCCACCATCACCGGCTGGTACCGGCTGCTGGGCGCCGGATGA
- a CDS encoding isochorismatase family protein, whose amino-acid sequence MSLPTIAPYAVPGGDELPESKAAWTADPERAVLLVHDMQRYFIAAYERDAEPLATVVPNIARLCAEARALGIPVVFSAQPGDQAPDDRRLLTDLWGPGLRAVPEQENIITELTPGADDVLLTKWRYSAFQRTDLRDRMRGWGRDQLVVTGVYAHLGCLLTAAEAFMQDVQPFFVADAVADFSADDHRLAVRYAASRCAVVTTTDALVAKLSEPNRRQQWAQAAR is encoded by the coding sequence GTGTCACTACCCACGATCGCGCCGTACGCGGTGCCCGGCGGCGACGAGCTGCCGGAGAGCAAAGCCGCCTGGACGGCCGATCCGGAGCGCGCCGTGCTGCTCGTGCACGACATGCAGCGGTACTTCATCGCCGCCTACGAACGCGACGCGGAACCGCTGGCGACCGTGGTGCCCAACATCGCGCGGCTGTGCGCGGAGGCGCGCGCACTGGGCATTCCGGTGGTGTTCTCCGCCCAGCCCGGGGACCAGGCACCGGATGACCGCAGGCTGCTGACCGACCTGTGGGGCCCTGGCCTGCGCGCGGTGCCGGAGCAGGAGAACATCATCACCGAACTCACCCCCGGCGCCGACGACGTGCTGCTGACCAAGTGGCGCTACAGCGCGTTCCAGCGCACCGACCTGCGGGACCGGATGCGCGGCTGGGGACGCGACCAGCTCGTGGTGACCGGCGTCTACGCGCATCTGGGGTGCCTGCTCACCGCCGCCGAGGCGTTCATGCAGGACGTGCAGCCCTTCTTCGTCGCCGACGCGGTCGCGGACTTCTCGGCCGACGACCACCGGCTCGCGGTGCGGTACGCGGCCTCGCGCTGCGCCGTGGTGACCACTACCGACGCCCTCGTGGCGAAGTTGTCCGAACCGAACAGGAGGCAGCAGTGGGCGCAAGCGGCGCGCTGA
- a CDS encoding (2,3-dihydroxybenzoyl)adenylate synthase — MSPFPEEFARRYREAGYWTGQTFPDLLAGAARTHGDRVAVVDGERRWTYSELASRAARVAAGLHALGVRAGDRVVVQLPNTAEYFETVFALFHLGALPVFSLPAHRFADIGYFCEHAEAVAYVIPARHDGFDYTGLADQVTAAVPGLKHVVVVGETGRYTSFDSLREHPEREAHAPAPDEVAFLQLSGGSTGTPKLIPRTHDDYLYSVRESADICGLTQDSVYLVALPAAHNFPMSSPGSLGVFHAGGTVVLAPSPAPEVVFPLIESERVTITAVVPPLALAWLRAAGAATEDLSSLEVLQVGGAKFSEEAARRVRPELGCTLQQVFGMAEGLVNYTRLDDPEDLITATQGRPISPDDEVRIVDDQDEDVPEGATGHLLTRGPYTIRGYYRAPEHNAVAFTADGFYRTGDVVRRTPEGYLVVEGRAKDQINRGGEKVAAEEVENQLLAHPAVHDAAVVPMPDTYLGERTCAFVIPQDPAQAPRPAEFKRFLRERGLAEFKLPDRIRIVAEFPHTPVGKVSKAALRQAIARALRGEES, encoded by the coding sequence ATGAGCCCGTTCCCCGAGGAGTTCGCCCGCCGCTACCGCGAGGCCGGGTACTGGACCGGGCAGACGTTCCCGGACCTGCTGGCCGGAGCCGCGCGCACGCACGGCGACCGCGTCGCGGTGGTCGACGGCGAGCGCCGCTGGACCTACTCCGAGCTCGCGTCGCGGGCGGCACGGGTGGCCGCGGGCCTGCACGCGCTGGGGGTGCGCGCGGGCGACCGGGTGGTGGTCCAGCTGCCGAACACCGCCGAGTACTTCGAGACGGTCTTCGCGTTGTTCCACCTCGGCGCGCTGCCGGTGTTCTCGCTGCCCGCGCACCGCTTCGCCGACATCGGCTACTTCTGCGAGCACGCGGAAGCGGTCGCCTACGTCATCCCGGCCCGCCACGACGGGTTCGACTACACCGGGCTGGCCGACCAGGTCACCGCCGCCGTGCCCGGGCTCAAGCACGTGGTGGTCGTCGGTGAGACCGGCCGGTACACCTCCTTCGACAGCCTCCGCGAGCACCCGGAGCGCGAGGCACACGCACCGGCGCCGGACGAGGTGGCGTTCCTGCAGCTGTCGGGAGGCAGCACCGGCACGCCGAAGCTCATCCCGCGCACGCACGACGACTACCTCTACAGCGTGCGGGAAAGCGCCGACATCTGCGGTCTCACGCAGGACTCGGTGTACCTGGTCGCCTTGCCCGCGGCGCACAACTTCCCGATGAGTTCACCGGGTTCGCTGGGTGTGTTCCACGCGGGCGGCACCGTCGTGCTCGCGCCTTCGCCCGCGCCGGAGGTGGTCTTCCCGCTCATCGAGTCCGAGCGGGTGACGATCACGGCCGTCGTGCCGCCGCTGGCGCTGGCCTGGCTGCGCGCCGCCGGTGCCGCGACGGAGGACCTGTCGTCGCTGGAGGTACTGCAGGTCGGCGGCGCGAAGTTCAGCGAGGAGGCCGCCCGCCGCGTCCGGCCCGAACTCGGCTGCACGCTGCAGCAGGTGTTCGGGATGGCCGAGGGGCTGGTCAACTACACCCGCCTGGACGACCCCGAGGACCTGATCACCGCGACGCAGGGCAGGCCCATCTCGCCGGACGACGAGGTCCGCATCGTCGACGACCAGGACGAGGACGTCCCCGAGGGCGCGACCGGGCACCTGCTCACCCGCGGCCCGTACACCATCCGCGGCTACTACCGGGCGCCCGAGCACAACGCGGTCGCCTTCACCGCGGACGGCTTCTACCGCACCGGCGACGTCGTGCGCCGCACGCCGGAGGGCTACCTCGTGGTCGAGGGCCGCGCCAAGGACCAGATCAACCGCGGCGGCGAGAAGGTCGCCGCCGAAGAGGTCGAGAACCAGCTGCTGGCCCACCCCGCGGTGCACGACGCGGCGGTCGTGCCGATGCCCGACACCTACCTCGGCGAGCGCACCTGCGCGTTCGTCATCCCCCAGGACCCGGCGCAGGCGCCCCGCCCGGCCGAGTTCAAGCGGTTCCTGCGCGAGCGCGGTCTGGCCGAGTTCAAGCTGCCCGACCGGATCCGCATCGTCGCGGAGTTCCCGCACACCCCTGTCGGCAAGGTGAGCAAGGCCGCCCTCCGCCAGGCGATCGCCCGTGCCTTGCGCGGAGAGGAGAGCTGA
- a CDS encoding isochorismate synthase: MTADPLAAYRPTDVFFADSERAILGSGAVRTWTTGSPDALADEVAQALAEAGPAIALGAFPFDTGAAAALTIPETVRTGTRPRPSGPVDTGEVIHFNPVPEPEKHLAAVADLTARIEDGRLDKAVLARVLDLECREPVDVGAVLRNLVAGNPAAYSFAVPLPHHAVLAGASPELLVSKSGGEVRSHPLAGSARRSPDPVRDKENAARLAASAKNRAEHALVVEAVADGLRPFCRELTVPAEPELVATPTMWHLGTQVRGTLHDREVSSLRLAAALHPTPAVCGTPSVAAREAIGDLEPFDRGFYAGMAGWVDATGDGAWAVAIRCAEVAGQAMRLYAGGGIVAGSDPAAELDETSAKFQTLLRAMGLEMAG; encoded by the coding sequence ATGACGGCCGATCCGCTGGCCGCCTACCGGCCGACGGACGTGTTCTTCGCCGACTCCGAACGCGCGATCCTCGGTTCCGGCGCGGTCCGCACGTGGACCACCGGCTCCCCGGACGCCCTCGCCGACGAGGTGGCCCAGGCGCTCGCGGAAGCGGGCCCGGCCATCGCGCTGGGCGCCTTCCCGTTCGACACCGGCGCCGCCGCCGCGCTCACCATCCCGGAGACGGTGCGCACCGGTACGCGGCCGCGGCCCTCGGGCCCGGTCGACACCGGTGAGGTGATCCACTTCAACCCCGTTCCGGAGCCGGAGAAGCACCTCGCGGCGGTCGCCGACCTCACCGCCCGGATCGAGGACGGGCGCCTGGACAAGGCGGTGCTCGCCCGCGTGCTGGACCTCGAATGCCGCGAACCGGTCGACGTCGGCGCGGTGCTGCGCAACCTGGTGGCGGGTAACCCGGCCGCGTACTCGTTCGCGGTGCCGCTGCCGCACCACGCGGTACTCGCCGGGGCCAGCCCCGAGCTGCTGGTGTCCAAGTCCGGCGGCGAAGTGCGGTCGCACCCGCTGGCCGGATCCGCGCGACGCTCGCCGGATCCGGTGCGGGACAAGGAAAACGCTGCCCGGCTCGCCGCCTCGGCGAAGAACCGCGCCGAGCACGCGCTGGTGGTCGAGGCGGTCGCGGACGGGCTGCGGCCGTTCTGCCGGGAGCTGACCGTGCCCGCGGAACCGGAACTGGTCGCGACGCCGACGATGTGGCATCTGGGCACCCAGGTCCGCGGCACGCTGCACGACCGCGAGGTCTCCTCGCTGCGGCTGGCCGCCGCGCTGCACCCGACCCCCGCCGTGTGCGGGACGCCGTCGGTGGCCGCACGGGAGGCTATCGGCGACCTGGAGCCGTTCGACCGCGGCTTCTACGCCGGAATGGCGGGCTGGGTCGACGCGACCGGGGACGGCGCGTGGGCGGTCGCGATCCGCTGCGCCGAGGTCGCCGGGCAGGCGATGCGGCTCTACGCGGGCGGCGGCATCGTCGCCGGGTCCGATCCGGCGGCCGAGCTGGACGAGACGTCGGCGAAGTTCCAGACCCTGTTGCGTGCCATGGGATTGGAGATGGCCGGATGA
- a CDS encoding 2,3-dihydro-2,3-dihydroxybenzoate dehydrogenase, translating into MTKQGSADEGVVLVTGAAQGIGAAVVRAFAETGRRVVAADVREETLEGEVAKCAAGGLDVRACAVDVTDAAAVETAVSEVESRHGPVSVLVNGAGVLRTGEVTAMPDADWQDVFAVNTTGVFLVSRAVARRMVPRGAGSIVTISSNAGGVPRVGMAAYAASKAAATMFTKSLGLELARHGIRCNVVAPGSTATPMLAGMGVSEADLIAGSPATYKVGIPLNKVARPADVADAVLYLASPAAGHVTLQELYVDGGATLGGKA; encoded by the coding sequence GTGACGAAGCAGGGATCGGCGGACGAAGGCGTGGTCCTGGTGACCGGCGCGGCCCAGGGTATCGGCGCCGCGGTGGTGAGGGCGTTCGCGGAGACGGGCAGGCGGGTCGTGGCCGCCGACGTGCGGGAGGAAACCCTGGAGGGCGAGGTGGCGAAGTGCGCGGCCGGCGGGCTCGATGTCCGCGCGTGCGCCGTGGACGTCACCGACGCCGCGGCGGTGGAGACCGCGGTGTCCGAAGTAGAGAGTCGGCACGGACCGGTTTCGGTGCTGGTCAACGGGGCGGGAGTGCTGCGCACCGGCGAGGTGACCGCGATGCCGGACGCGGACTGGCAGGACGTGTTCGCGGTCAACACCACCGGGGTCTTCCTGGTCAGCAGGGCGGTGGCCCGGCGCATGGTCCCGCGCGGGGCGGGTTCGATCGTGACGATCAGCTCGAACGCGGGCGGGGTGCCGAGGGTGGGGATGGCCGCGTACGCGGCGTCCAAGGCCGCGGCCACCATGTTCACCAAATCGCTCGGCCTGGAGCTGGCGCGGCACGGGATCCGGTGCAACGTCGTGGCGCCCGGGTCGACCGCGACCCCGATGCTCGCGGGCATGGGGGTGTCCGAGGCCGACCTGATCGCCGGGTCCCCGGCCACCTACAAGGTCGGCATCCCGCTGAACAAGGTCGCGCGGCCGGCCGACGTGGCGGACGCCGTGCTGTACCTGGCCTCACCGGCGGCGGGCCACGTGACGCTGCAGGAGCTCTACGTCGACGGCGGCGCCACACTGGGAGGCAAGGCATGA
- a CDS encoding cation:proton antiporter — MSTEQVVFLVADLALIIVVARLFGMLARRFGQPAVIGEVLAGICLGPTLLGGLSGTLFPADVRPLLSALAQVGVALFMFTVGLDVDRKLLRGQGKIAVATSVCSILLPLALGAGAGLLLAGSHPGPDRLGFVSFVAVAMSITAFPVLARILADRGLRDTRLGGLAIACAAIGDVVAWALLGVVVFVVSGSGGDSWRLLLFVPYAAVMLLLVRPVLRRLLDRRGPGTGGYAVVLAGLLASGALTEWMGLHLIFGAFLFGAVVPHEVTWVRTELQSHLGKLNDVLLLPVFFLIAGLQVDLAVIGWDGLGELALVLAAAITGKFGGAYLGARGSGLPSPDSARLGILLNTRGLTELVVLGVGLSLGVLDGELYSVMVVMAVLTTAMAGPLLRFTRSRSPTPSAVSAA; from the coding sequence ATGAGTACCGAGCAAGTCGTGTTCCTGGTCGCCGATCTGGCTCTGATCATCGTGGTGGCGCGGTTGTTCGGGATGCTGGCACGGCGCTTCGGCCAGCCCGCCGTGATCGGCGAGGTGCTCGCCGGCATCTGCCTCGGCCCGACGCTGCTCGGCGGACTGTCCGGCACCCTGTTCCCCGCCGACGTGCGTCCGCTGCTCAGTGCGCTGGCCCAGGTCGGGGTCGCGCTGTTCATGTTCACCGTCGGACTCGACGTGGACCGGAAGCTGTTGCGGGGCCAGGGAAAGATCGCGGTGGCCACCTCGGTCTGCTCGATCCTGCTGCCACTCGCGCTCGGCGCCGGGGCCGGTCTGCTTCTCGCGGGTTCCCACCCCGGTCCCGACCGGCTGGGGTTCGTGTCGTTCGTGGCCGTGGCGATGTCGATCACCGCGTTCCCCGTGCTGGCCCGGATACTGGCCGACCGCGGACTGCGCGACACGCGCCTCGGTGGGCTCGCGATCGCGTGTGCCGCCATCGGCGACGTGGTGGCCTGGGCGCTGCTCGGTGTCGTGGTGTTCGTGGTGAGCGGCAGCGGCGGCGATTCCTGGCGGCTCCTCCTGTTCGTCCCCTACGCGGCCGTGATGCTGCTGCTCGTCCGACCCGTGCTGCGCCGCCTGCTCGACCGCCGCGGGCCCGGCACCGGCGGATACGCGGTCGTGCTGGCGGGCCTGCTGGCCTCCGGCGCGCTGACCGAGTGGATGGGCCTGCACCTGATCTTCGGCGCGTTCCTGTTCGGCGCAGTGGTGCCGCATGAGGTCACCTGGGTGCGCACCGAGCTGCAGAGCCACCTGGGCAAGCTCAACGACGTGCTCCTGCTGCCGGTGTTCTTCCTGATCGCGGGCCTGCAGGTGGATCTGGCGGTGATCGGGTGGGACGGGCTCGGCGAGCTGGCACTGGTGCTGGCGGCGGCGATCACCGGCAAGTTCGGCGGCGCCTACCTCGGCGCCCGCGGGTCCGGTCTGCCGTCACCGGACTCCGCGCGGCTGGGCATCCTGCTCAACACGCGTGGCCTGACCGAACTCGTCGTCCTGGGTGTCGGCCTGAGCCTGGGCGTCCTGGACGGCGAGCTCTACTCGGTCATGGTCGTGATGGCGGTGCTGACCACGGCGATGGCCGGGCCGCTGCTGCGGTTCACGAGAAGCCGATCACCGACACCATCAGCGGTATCAGCAGCATGA
- a CDS encoding SLC13 family permease gives MSTSEERTSERTESVTSALLTGGTYRGLAEQKLSPAEERFERARRTVGFVLAPLVTIVFLVVPTALESDQQTLAAVLLGVVVLWVCEPVPIPVGGLIGVAAIVVLGVLPADDVLEPFGSSTVFVFIGAFILAQAMLRHGLARRFAFFILSMPGVGKSTWRVIAALGFVTCVLSAFISNTATVAMLLPTAVGLLTVIAELIRGQLGENQRFDPLRLRVGIALMLVLAYGASVGGLLTPIGSPPNLIGRGLIEEATGERISFLQWTTMALPACVAMFVVLIVVLILLNRPEITKLTGVEEYVAGERAKLGPLSRAERNTLIAFAITVVLWVTPGIVALVAGNDSAAYDTVSNRLDEGIVAVAGAALLFLLPTDWKRRTFTLTWSEAVRIDWGTILLFGTGIIFGSLLAGTELAERVGNGLAGALGLTTGVALTVFAVLLSILVSETTSNTASAAVVVPIVIPIALGAGVDPFTPALAATFAASFGFMLPVSTPQNAIVYGSGAVPITKMIRSGAVFDVLGAVLIMLLIPLMVSVIGFS, from the coding sequence ATGTCGACCAGTGAGGAACGCACCAGTGAGCGTACGGAGAGCGTGACCTCGGCCCTGCTGACCGGCGGCACCTACCGGGGCCTGGCGGAGCAGAAGCTGTCCCCGGCGGAGGAGCGGTTCGAGCGGGCCCGGCGGACCGTCGGGTTCGTGCTCGCCCCGCTCGTGACCATCGTGTTCCTGGTCGTGCCCACCGCGCTGGAGTCCGATCAGCAGACGCTGGCGGCGGTGCTGCTGGGCGTGGTGGTGCTGTGGGTGTGCGAGCCGGTGCCGATCCCGGTCGGCGGGCTGATCGGCGTCGCCGCCATCGTGGTGCTCGGGGTGCTGCCCGCCGACGACGTGCTGGAGCCGTTCGGCTCGTCGACCGTGTTCGTGTTCATCGGCGCGTTCATCCTGGCGCAGGCGATGCTGCGGCACGGGCTGGCGCGGCGCTTCGCGTTCTTCATCCTGTCCATGCCGGGTGTCGGGAAGAGCACGTGGCGCGTGATCGCCGCGCTCGGCTTCGTCACCTGCGTCCTGTCGGCGTTCATCTCCAACACCGCGACCGTGGCGATGCTGCTGCCGACCGCCGTCGGGCTGCTGACCGTCATCGCCGAGCTGATCCGCGGGCAGCTGGGCGAGAACCAGCGCTTCGACCCGCTGCGCCTGCGGGTGGGCATCGCGCTGATGCTCGTGCTCGCCTACGGCGCCAGCGTCGGCGGCCTGCTCACCCCGATCGGCTCGCCGCCGAACCTGATCGGGCGCGGCCTGATCGAGGAGGCGACCGGCGAGCGGATCTCGTTCCTGCAGTGGACGACGATGGCGCTGCCCGCGTGCGTGGCGATGTTCGTGGTCCTGATCGTGGTGCTGATCCTGCTCAACCGCCCGGAGATCACGAAGCTGACCGGGGTGGAGGAGTACGTCGCCGGGGAGCGCGCGAAGCTGGGGCCGCTGTCCCGGGCCGAGCGCAACACCCTCATCGCCTTCGCGATCACCGTCGTGCTGTGGGTGACGCCGGGCATCGTGGCGCTGGTGGCGGGCAACGACTCCGCGGCCTACGACACCGTGAGCAACCGCCTGGACGAGGGCATCGTCGCCGTCGCGGGCGCGGCGCTGCTGTTCCTGCTGCCCACCGACTGGAAACGACGCACGTTCACGCTCACCTGGTCGGAGGCCGTGCGCATCGACTGGGGCACGATCCTGCTGTTCGGCACCGGCATCATCTTCGGATCCCTGCTGGCCGGCACGGAGCTGGCCGAACGGGTGGGCAACGGGCTGGCCGGCGCCCTCGGGCTCACCACCGGCGTCGCGCTGACGGTCTTCGCGGTGCTGCTGTCGATCCTGGTGTCGGAGACGACCTCCAACACCGCCTCGGCCGCGGTGGTGGTGCCGATCGTCATCCCGATCGCCCTCGGCGCCGGGGTCGATCCGTTCACGCCCGCGCTGGCCGCGACCTTCGCCGCGTCCTTCGGGTTCATGCTGCCGGTGTCGACGCCGCAGAACGCGATCGTCTACGGCTCCGGAGCGGTGCCGATCACGAAGATGATCCGCTCCGGCGCGGTGTTCGACGTGCTCGGCGCCGTCCTGATCATGCTGCTGATACCGCTGATGGTGTCGGTGATCGGCTTCTCGTGA
- a CDS encoding GNAT family N-acetyltransferase, which produces MFTIPLGEDARLEPLEPWRAAEFLEHMNRGREFIGQHLTMPDAVTDLESSREYLADYARKAAADTGRIYGIRLADRLVGGVLFRTMDVERGHAEAGCWLEPAAAGRSLATRAARVIIGWAIEQRGIHRVEWRVAARNEPSIAVARRLGMTREGVLRELYPHQGQRLDVEIWSVLAHEWTASR; this is translated from the coding sequence ATGTTCACGATCCCACTGGGCGAGGACGCGCGGCTCGAACCGCTCGAACCGTGGCGGGCCGCGGAGTTCCTGGAGCACATGAACCGCGGGCGGGAGTTCATCGGGCAGCACCTGACCATGCCGGACGCGGTGACCGACCTGGAGTCGAGCCGGGAGTACCTGGCGGACTACGCGCGCAAGGCCGCGGCCGACACCGGGCGGATCTACGGCATCCGGCTGGCGGACCGGCTGGTCGGCGGCGTGCTGTTCCGCACCATGGACGTCGAACGCGGCCACGCCGAGGCGGGATGCTGGCTGGAGCCCGCCGCGGCCGGCCGCAGCCTGGCGACGCGGGCCGCGCGCGTGATCATCGGCTGGGCCATCGAGCAGCGCGGCATCCACCGCGTGGAGTGGCGGGTGGCCGCCCGGAACGAACCGAGCATCGCCGTCGCACGGCGGCTCGGCATGACGCGCGAGGGCGTACTGCGCGAGCTCTACCCGCACCAGGGCCAACGGCTCGACGTCGAGATCTGGTCGGTCCTGGCGCACGAATGGACAGCGTCACGCTGA
- a CDS encoding TetR/AcrR family transcriptional regulator — protein sequence MTAADTGFRDRLLQGMAAAVREREYHEVTIADVVNHARTSKRTFYEQFASKQDCFVELLRETNARMVRQVADTVQRGAPWQVQARQAVEALIASMESDPALCLSWMRAAPSLGEAGRALSRETMDSFVALMRTLADTPELKAAGVIPPSRPLAITLFGGLRELIAITLEEGGDLAGIADVATEVVMMLLGPRPPGGSGSA from the coding sequence GTGACCGCCGCCGACACCGGGTTCCGCGACCGGCTCCTGCAGGGCATGGCCGCGGCCGTCCGCGAGCGGGAGTACCACGAGGTCACCATCGCCGACGTGGTCAACCACGCCCGCACCTCGAAGCGCACCTTCTACGAGCAGTTCGCGAGCAAGCAGGACTGCTTCGTGGAGCTGCTGCGCGAGACCAACGCGCGGATGGTGCGCCAGGTCGCGGACACCGTGCAGCGCGGCGCGCCCTGGCAGGTGCAGGCCAGACAGGCGGTCGAGGCGCTGATCGCGTCGATGGAAAGCGATCCGGCGCTGTGCCTGAGCTGGATGCGCGCCGCCCCGTCACTCGGCGAGGCGGGACGCGCCTTGTCGCGCGAGACGATGGATTCGTTCGTGGCTCTGATGCGCACGCTGGCCGACACGCCCGAACTCAAGGCCGCCGGGGTGATCCCGCCGTCGCGCCCGCTGGCGATCACCCTGTTCGGCGGGCTGCGGGAGCTGATCGCGATCACCCTGGAGGAGGGCGGCGACCTGGCCGGGATCGCCGACGTGGCGACCGAGGTCGTGATGATGCTCCTCGGGCCCCGGCCGCCGGGTGGCAGCGGCTCAGCGTGA